CAAAGCTCACTGCTAAATTCTAAAATGCTTTCGTGTATAAGTACGCCAGCATCTACTTCACCGCTTAAAACAGCACTTTCTATCTCCAAAAAGTTCTTATAAATCACCCTAGCTTTTGGATAGGCTATCTTAAATAAAAGCGCATTTGTAGTATGCTCGCCACTTAAAGCAACTTTAAAATTCGGTTTTAAGCTCAAGCCTTTTTTCTTGATAAGTTTTGGACCATACCCATTACCAAAACTCACAGCAGTCCGTAGAAGTGCGTAATCTTCCCAAATCAATGGATACAGACCAAAGCTTATAGCAGTCGTGTCATAAGTGCCTTTTAATGCTTCTAAATTTAGAGTTTGGATATCAGATGGGGTATTAGAAAATAAGAGTTTTTCACTACTGACCCAACCAAATTTGATAGCCTCATACATAAAGATATCATCGGCATCTGGCGAATGAGCTACTGTTATATTTTTCAAAATTGCACCTTTTTTGACTTTTTATTAGCAGTGTATTAAAATTTAGCTTAATTTTTAATACTTTTTGATAAAATAGTTTAAATTTTTTGCAAGGAAAAATATGGATGAAAATAAGAAAAAAAGCTTAGATTTAGCTTTAAAGCAGATTGATAAAGCTTTTGGAAAAGGCACTATTTTAAGGTTAGGAGATAGAGAAATTGAGCCTATTGATAGCATTAGTACAAGCTCAATTGGACTTGATATAGCCCTTGGAATCGGTGGCATTCCAAAAGGTAGAATCATCGAAATTTACGGCCCTGAAAGCTCAGGCAAGACAACTCTTACTTTGCACATCATAGCAGAATGCCAAAAAGCCGGCGGAATTTGTGCGTTTGTAGATGCAGAACACGCACTAGACGTAAAATATGCAGGAAATTTAGGCGTTGATACTGAAAATTTATATATATCACAACCAGATTTTGGCGAACAAGCTCTTGATATCGTAGAAACTCTAGCTAGAAGTGGTGCGGTTGATTTAATAGTCGTAGATAGTGTCGCAGCGCTCACTCCAAAAAGCGAGATAGAAGGCGATATGGGCGATCAGCACGTCGGACTTCAAGCAAGACTTATGAGCCAAGCTCTTAGAAAATTAACCGGCGTAGTACATAAAATGGGAACTACGGTTATATTTATCAACCAAATTCGTATGAAAATCGGCGCCATGGGATATGGTACTCCTGAGACTACGACTGGCGGAAACGCACTTAAATTTTACGCTTCAGTTCGCCTTGATGTACGTAAGGTTGCCACTTTAAAACAGAGCGACGAGCCTATAGGAAACCGCGTAAAAGTAAAAGTAGTAAAAAATAAAGTCGCGCCTCCATTTAAACAAGCTGAGTTTGATATAATGTTTGGCGAGGGTATAAGCAAAGAAGGCGAGATAATAGACTATGGCGTAAAACTTGATATTATCGATAAAAGCGGTGCTTGGTTTAGCTATGATAACAGCAAGCTAGGACAAGGAAGAGAAAACTCAAAAGCATTTTTAAAAGAAAACAAAGCAGTAGCAGAAGCAATTATAGAAAAAATACGTGCAAATATGAATGACGGAATTATGAGTAGCACAGATATAGATGAAGAGAATTTAGGAGAAGAATAATGCCTACAATAAAAAGTGTAAAAGCGATAGAAGTTTTAGATAGTAGAGGAAATCCAACATTAAAAGTAAAAGTAAAATTATGTGATGGTAGCGTTGGTGATGCTATCGTGCCAAGTGGCGCAAGTACCGGTAAAAAAGAGGCCTTAGAGCTAAGAGACGGCGATAAAAGCAAATTTGGCGGAAAAGGCGTTTCAAAAGCTGTAAATAACGTAAATACGTTAATAGCAGAAGAAATAAGCGGTATGGATGCACTCAACCAAAAAGCTATAGACGATGCTATGCTAGGACTTGATGGCACAGACAACTACTCAAATTTAGGTGCAAACGCAGTTCTTGGCGTATCGATGGCAGTAGCTCGTGCAGCTGCAAATAGTCTAAATTTACCACTTTATAGATACCTTGGTGGCGCAAATGCCTGCACGTTGCCCGTTCCTATGTTTAACATAATAAACGGCGGAGCTCACGCAAACAACAGCGTAGATTTTCAAGAATTTATGGTAATGCCTTTTGGTTTTTCAAGCTTTAGCGATGCTTTGCGTGCTGTAGCTGAAATATACCAAACACTTAAAAAGATCCTAAACGACTTAGGGCATAGCACGGCCGTTGGCGATGAGGGCGGATTTGCTCCAAATTTAAAAGACAATGAAGAGCCTATAAAAATCATTATGGAAGCTATAGTAAAAGCCGGATACAAGGCTGGAGAGCAGATAAAAATCGCTCTTGACGTAGCTAGTAGCGAACTATATGAAGATGGTGTTTATAAACTTGAAGGTAAAGCGCTAACAAGCAAAGAACTAATAGATAGATATGAAGAACTTTGCAACAAATATCCGATATTTTCTATCGAAGACGGACTTAGCGAAGATGATTGGGAGGGCTGGAAACTGCTAACAGATAGACTTGGTAGCAAAGTTCAGCTCGTCGGAGATGATCTATTTGTAACAAATGAGAAGATCTTAAAAGATGGAATTCAAAAAGGCATAGCAAATGCAGTGCTTATAAAACCAAATCAAATAGGCTCAGTAAGTCAAACAATGCAAACAGTGCGTCTAGCTCAAAGAAATGGTTATCGTTGCATTATGAGCCACAGAAGTGGTGAGAGTGAAGATAGCTTTATAGCCGACTTTGCAGTAGCATTAAACACAGGCGAGATAAAAACAGGAGCTACAAGCAGAAGCGAGAGAAACGCAAAATACAATCGTTTGCTTGAGATCGAGCTTGAAACTAGTGAGTATTTGGGGGATAAAATTTGAATGAAATTTTAGATGAGCTAGGCGTCCCTAAAAAAAAGACTAATAGCTCTTTTAAATTTCTAATATTATATCTTGGAGCAACTTTTTTTGTAGTTGTCGCAGGAATTTACGTAGGAAATGCACTTTTTGGCTCACGCTCTCTTGATGTGATGATAGATCTTTACAATCAAAAAAATAGCCTTAAAACAGAAGTGCAAAAACTACAAGAGGCAAACTCGGCACTACAAAAAGAGTATTTTGAGCTTATAGGCTTAGATCCTGATAACTACAACAAATAAATGGGTAATATATGAAACGATTTTTAATTTTATTAGTTTTTGCATCTATTTTTTACGGACGTGAAAATCCATTTTTGCCGAGCGATATCAATGAGACTGATATGGTCGCATCAAACGTCATTGAGAGTGCTCCACCATTTGAAACAAAGATAATCAAATTTCCAAGCGATGCTAGAGAGCTAAGTCATGCGGTTTTTTATTATAAAAGTATAGACGGCAACATAAAACAAAAGATCATAGATATAAATGGAAGTTTTGATTGGCACGATGAGTTCGTGCTAAGAAATCAAGCAAATCCAAACAAAAGCGCCACAAAGATCTTAGACGTATCAGTAACCAGCAAACCAGATATCAAAAAAGAAAATGTAAATATAGGTCTAAATACCACAAAAGCACCTAAAATAGAGCCCCCGCTTAAAAACGTAAATTTTTCAAAACTTGTTAAATTTGATATTTATAACTCAAAGATAAATATCTTTACCAAAGATGAGAAGATCCGTGATTTTATCATCGATCAGCCAAACAAGATCGTCATAGACTTTAAAAAACCAAAAACAAGACTAAATACTAAAACGTTAAAGGTAGATATTGGGGCAGTAAAAAAGATAACTTTTGGATCGCACGAAGAGTTTTATAGAGTAGTTATATGGCTAGATGGAAACTACTATTATGGTATCAGACAAAGCGATGGTGGCTATACTCTTATCCTTAAATAAGCTAGAAAATCTGGCTTATTTAAAAAACACAAATCCTATGCCTATTTTATTTGTATGTTTATCATAGTCTGCTAAATTCTCTGCATAGCCGTTAAAATACTGAACATATCCATAAAATCCCGCATAAAATAGTGGAAATATCCATCCAAGCTCGGCAGATCCTCTATTTGTTTTATCAAGATGAAGGTTGTTTGTAAGCTTTAGACTAAATATGTGCTTGTTAAATTTATAAAACATACTCACATCGCCATTTCCTGCGTAATCCTTAATGTCTGGATTGTCATCATCGTGTTCTGGGATTCTCCACCAAAGACGCGGAGCTATGCTAAAACCATCATAAACAAAATTTCCCCTTAAATAAACTCTATTCCAAGAACGCGACTGCTCGCCGTCTTTGCCATTTGAATTATGCAAAACTCCAAGCTGGAAATTCTTTAAATTCGGAATTGTTAAAATATCTGTAGGAAAATTTACAAAGAGTTCAGGCTCATAATTATTCTCTCTAAATGGAGATGAATCTTTTGAAGTTTGCCACCACGAACGCTGAGTATAGCCAAAATACAGCGTTTCATCTAAACCTAAAATATCTCTAACAAGAGGTTTTTTAACACTTATTTGAAATTTAGTCTCAAATTTCTTGCGTCCGTCATCTGGTATATTTTTCGTATAAGTTTCTGGTAAAATATAATTTGTATGAAAGGTTTCAAGACCGAAAAAATCGGTTATTGGCTCATCTGTATGAGCAAAATTCATACTATGATCTTGCTTTTTATCAGTTTTAAATTCTTTGCTTATATCTTTTATATCTAAAGCGACTTTCGCTGCTTGTTTATAGAAGAAAAGTGCATTTTTCATATCTCCGTTTTTTTCAAATTCACTAGCTTTTTTATATAACTCATCAGCCGAGTTTGCATAAGCTATCAAGCATAAACTCAAAATCAAAACAGATATCTTTAGCATCATCTTACAAGCTCATAATCAGCCCGAGTGTTTAAATTTAAAAACTGCTTTTTATCTTTAAATTCAGTGATAATAGTAGGACAAAGATCTCTTAAAAGTGAGACTTTTTGCATACCATTTTTTAACAAAGATTGCGCTACTAGGCTCACTTTAGGATTATAAAATCCGCAAAGCCCATGCACAAACTCGCCGTCTCTTGGAAGAGACATATCGTTATTTTTTAAATTTAAATACAGCTCTTTTATCGTTTCAAGTTTTACAAACGGCGTATCTGCAGCTATAATAAAAACAGGCTCGTCATAGTTTTTATCTAAATTTGCTATAACTTTTAAGACAGAAAAATCACCAAAATCATCGATCAAAACAGGAAGTTTAGGCTCAAATTTATCATTTTTTGCGCTGATTTTAACATCTTCAAAAATCTTGCTTAAACGCTCAAATAAAAAGTGCGTAATGCTAGGATAATCTTTGTAAGCAAGAAGCGTTTTATCGCTTCCCATTCTGCTGCTTTTTCCTCCAGCTAAAATCAGTGCGTTTTTCAAATTTGGCTTTCTTATAGCGCTCTTGGATCTGCGATTTTCCCGGCTATAGCAGAAGCTGCCGCGACTGCAGAGTTTGCAAGATACACTTCGCTAGTCTTGTCGCCCATTCTGCCTACAAAGTTTCTATTTGTAGTGCTTACGCATCTTTCCCCTGCTCCTAAAATCCCCATATATCCGCCAAGACAAGCTCCACACGTAGGATTGCTGACTACAGCTCCTGCTTCTACAAAGATATCCATAAGCCCTTCTTTTTGCGCTGCAAGTGCGATCTTTTGCGTAGCTGGAGTAATGATAAGCCTAGTGTGCTTAGCTACTCTTTTTCCTTTTAAAATTCCAGCAGCTATCCTAAGATCGCTAAGACGTCCATTCGTACAGCTTCCTATAAACACTTGATCTATTTTTAGGTCGTCTTTTAAAGCCTCATTTATGCTTTTTCCATTGCTTGGTAAAAACGGATATGCAATAACCGGATCAAGCTTACTCACATCTATGCGTAAAACTTTTTCATAGTTTGCATCCTCATCGCTATAGTAAAACTTTGGTTTTGAACGTAAATTTTTACTAGCTAAAAATTCTTTTGTTATATCATCTACTGCGATTATACCGCTTTTTCCGCCTGCTTCTATAGCCATATTACATAAACTAAAACGGCTATCCATATCAAGATATTTCATAGCGTCCCCACAAAACTCTAAAGCTTTGTATAAAGCTCCATCAACGCCGATTTGACGTATAACTTCAAGTATTAAATCCTTGCCATAAATGTGCTTCGCAGGTTTTCCCACGAACTCAACTTTTATGGTTGCAGGCACCTTAAACCAGTTTTTACCAGTTATCATAGCATAAGCCAAATCCGTGCTTCCCATTCCCGTGCTAAACGCTCCAAGAGCACCATGCGTACAGGTGTGAGAATCTGCTCCTATGATAACATCTCCTGGCACTACAAGACCTTTTTCTGGCATCAAAGCGTGTTCGATGCCCATATCTTTTTCATCAAAAAAATTCTTTAGATTATGTTCATAAGCAAAATCACGACTGATTTTTGCCTGATTTGCGCTTGCTATATCTTTAGCTGGGATATAATGATCCATTACTATAGCAAAACCATCTGGATTTGCTAGTTTTTTTGCTCCACTCTCCCTAAAAGCCTTGATAGAGATCGGCGTAGTGATGTCGTTTCCTATAACCATATCAATCTTGCTTTCTACTATTTGCCCCGCATAAACAGCGTCTCCAACATGCTCACTAAAAATTTTTTCAGTAATAGTTTGTTTCATGATTTTCCTTAGCTAAATTTGGTCTATTGTAGCAAATTTTTGGTATAATCAGGCTTATGAAGTATAAAATTTTAACTCAGATATCAGAATTTTTAACCAAATTTAAAAAAATAACTAACATAAAAAGAGTTGATGATTTGGCTTTGCAAATTACATTTGATGGGAATTATTCTTTAATTTTTGATCTAAATAAAAGTAGCTCTAGCATCTATAAAACAGATGAAAAAATCGCCGTAAAAGAGTATAAAGCGCCTTTTGATATCACGCTTAAAAAACGCCTAAACTCAGCCAAGATAGATAGCATAAAAACGCTAAAAAACAACAGGATACTGAAAATACAAGCAAGTCTTAGTGGCTCATATAAGAAGGTAAATTCAGTTTTGTATCTAGAATTTACCGGACGATTTACAAATATCATTTTAACAGATGAAAACGGCATCATCTTAGAAGCCTTAAGGCATATGCAAAACGATAAAAGAGTCATAAAACCGGGCAAAAAATTAATCATGCTTGAGCCATTTGACATAAAAGAGAGCGGTTGTGAGCAGATCACTGACTTTGACGAATATTTTCAAAACGAATTCTTAAAACTCAAAACGAAAAGATTAGAAAATTTAAAATCTGCGAAGTTGGCGAACTTAGATAAAAAAATATCAAATTTAAAAGCTAACTTAGATAAGCTTGAAAGCAAGGAATTTTTAGAAGCAAAAAGTAAAGAGCTAAATAAAAATGCTAGCCTTATAATCTCAAATTTATATCTTTTACAAGGATTTCAAAGAGAGTTAAATTTGATTGACGAAGATGGCAACAATATAAATTTAAAGCTAAACGATACTCCAAAAAATAGTGCAAATGCTATGTTTAAAGAGAGTAAAAAGCTAAAACAAAAAGCAGCAAACATAGAGATAGAACGCTCAAATTTAAATGAAAAAATAGACTTTTTGCTCAAACTAAAAAATGCCATAAACCTAGCAAATACCAGCAGCGAACTACTCATCATATCGCCTAAAAAATCGCTAAGTAAAAATAGTGCCAAATTTAGCGACATAGTTCGTGATTTTTACGTAGGCGAGTTTAAGATCAGTGTGGGAAAAAATGAAAAAGGTAATGCGTTTTTGCTTAAAAATGCAAAAAAAGATGATTTTTGGTTTCATCTAAAAGATATCAAAAGCGCTCACGTCATCTTAAAGACAAATAAACAAAATTTGAGTGAAGATATCATAAATTTTGCTGCGAAACTTTGTATAAATTTTAGCACAAATGAACGCGGAAGCTACAGCGTCGATTATACAAAAAGGCAAAACGTCAAGGTCGTAAATGAAGCCTTTGTAAATTACGTAAATTACAAAACGGTAGTAATTAAAATTTAATATCATAAGATATGATTATATTTTAAAGGAGAAAAAATGGTAAAAGTCGAGTTTTTAGGGCCGATAAATACGGACGCTTTAGAGTTAGATGTAGCAAATTTAAGGCAGTTAAAAGAGATCTTAAATAAAAATGAGAATCTCAAAGAGTGGCTAAAACTCTGTGCTGTTGCACTAAATGACGAGATTGTTACCAATCTTGATACTACTTTAAAAAATGGTGATAAAATTTGTATATTACCGCCAGTTTGTGGGGGCTAAATATGGAACTATATAGCGGCGAACTAAACGTCACTGAGATAACAAACCGCTGGTTTATGCAAAATAAAGATAAAAATTATGGTGCTATCATAACCTTTGTAGGCGTTGTGCGAGATGAAGACGGCATAGATGGCCTTAGTTTTGACATCTATGAACCGCTACTTAAAAAATGGTTTGATGCGTGGCAAGAAAAGGCAAAAGAAAAAAATGCCACTATATTTATGGCACATTCAAAAGGCGACGTGCCAAATCACGCCTCAAGCTTCATAGCAGGTGTGCTAAGCCCAAAAAGAAAAGTAGCGCTAAGTCTTATAAATGACTTTGTAGAAGATTTTAAAGCAAATGCTCCAATCTGGAAATATGATCTAAAAAATGCCAAAAGAATCTATGCCAAAGATAGAAGTCAAGCGATAAATGGGGCTGGGATTTTAAGCTAAGAAGTTGAAAAAGTTACTAGTTTTTATGGTTTTTGCAAGTTTTTTATTTGCTAGTACTGCTATTTTTATGGGCAAAACGGAAAGTTGAGTTTAGAGCTACCTAGTATAAAAGGCGTATCTGCTTATATGTTTTAAATTTATTATCTTCTTATAGCAAATATCAAATTTCAATAGTAAATTTAATAAAAATTATATTATTTAAATTTTATAGTATTTTTGGATTTTCGTAAATTCTTTCTTTATTTGCGATTTATTCATACGGCTCATATTAAGTAAATTTAGAGTATAATCCATACAAAAATACTAGGCGATAAAGGAAAAAAAATGCAAAACATAAAGCTGATCTCTCATCCGCTCATTGAGCATAAACTCACTATTTTAAGAGATATAAATACAGACCCATTTCAGTTTAGAATGCTTGTTGATGAGATAACTTATCTTATGCTTTTTGAAGCCAGCAGAGACTTTTTGCTAAAAGACACAGAGGTTACGACGCCAGTTGCCACTACAAAATCGAAAAAATTAGCCGAGAAGATTATGATATGTCCTGTTCTAAGAGCAGCTCTTGGTATGCTTGATGGCGTATTTAAACTACTTCCTGATGCAAGTGTCGGATTTTTAGGTTTTCAAAGAGATGAAAAAACTCTTAAAGCAGAGTTTTACTATGCAAAACTTCCAAAAGATCACGCCGAACGTACTGCGATCATCATAGATCCGATGTTTGCTACTGGCGGGACTGCTATAGATGCAGTCAAGTTTTTAAAGTCTAAGGGTGTAGAAAAGATCAAATTTATCTCTATTTTAGCAGCACCCAAAGGGCTTGATAGATTTAGCGAAGTTTATCCGGACGTAGAAGTTTATACTGCAGCTATCGATAAAGGCTTAAATGAAAAAGGCTATATAGTTCCTGGACTTGGCGATGCTGGAGATAGAGTTTTTAACACGTTGTAAAAAGGTATAAATATGTTATTTGGCAAGATCGATTATCTAAATTTGCTTCCGTTTCACGTCTTTTTAAAATCATATCCTTTACAAAGCTATATAAAAAAAAGTATTGAATTTAAAAAAGGCGTTCCTAGTAAATTGTGTAAAGATCTTGAGTTTAGGCGCGTTGATGCGGCTGTTATCTCAAGCATAGAAAGTAGGAAAAGCAAGTATAAGACGCTTGATTTTGGAATTTGTTCTAAAAAAGATGTAAAATCTGTTCTTATCAGAAAAAATAGCGATAAGGCTTTGGATCCAGCTTCCATGACTTCAAATATGCTTTGTAAAGTTTTAGGTTTAAAAGGAGAAGTCATCATAGGCGATAGAGCTTTGAAAGCCTACCTTGATGAGGGGGAAAATGCGTTTTATGATATGGGTAGAATTTGGCACGAAAAAAGAAATCTTCCGTTTGTTTTTGGAAGGTTTTCATATATTAAAAATAAAAATAGCTATGAAAAACTTATTAAAAAATTCTTAAAGACTAAAGTTAAAATACCAAAATACATAGTGGATCAATACTCTAAAAGTAGAAATGTAAAATCAAAAGATATCCTATGGTATCTCGGCTTTATAAGCTATAAAATGGATAAAAAAGAGAAAAAATCTCTAAAAATTTTTCTAAATTTGGCTAGAGAATTTAAATTTGATCCTAAGTAATGCTTAGTATAGTGACTATTTAAAAATTTATTTAGTATAAAATTTAATATTAAATAAAACTTTAAATATTTTTTTGTATAATAAAAAACAAATTTTATTATAAATAGGAGCCAAAATGGGAGTACATGATTACATAAATCAAACGCTTGAAAATATCAAAAAGTCAAGTCCAGGTCAAACAACATTTTTACAAGCCGCAACAGAGATATTGCGTAGTTTAGAGCCTTTGCTAAGCAAAGAAGATAAGTATCTAAAGCATCGCATAATTGATCGTATTGTAATGCCAGAGCGTACTACGATGTTTAGAGTAACTTATATGAACGATAAAAACGAACCTTGCTCACATTTTGGATATCGCGTAGAGTTTAATTCTGCTCTTGGCCCATATAAAGGTGGTTTGAGATTTCACCCATCAGTATGCCTTGATATCATTAAATTTTTAGGCTTTGAGCAAATCTTTAAAAACTCACTTACAGGTCTTAATATGGGCGGCGGTAAAGGTGGCGCAAATTTTGACCCTAAAGGCAAAAGCGATGGCGAGATTATGAGATTTTGTCAAGCTTTCATGAATGAGCTTTATAAGCTAATAGGCGACGTAAAAGATGTCCCAGCTGGTGATATCGGCGTTGGTGGTCGTGAGATCGGATATATGTTTGGTCAATATAAAAAACTAACAAACCGCTTTGATGGTGCTTTGACTGGTAAAGGTCTAGACTGGGGTGGTAGCTTAGTAAGGGTAGAAGCTACTGGTTATGGCTCAGTATATTTTGCTCAAGAGATGCTTAAAAAACAAAATAGTAGCTTAGAGGGCAAAAAATGCTCAATAAGTGGTGCTGGAAATGTGGCTATATATACAGCTCAAAAGCTATATCAGCTTGGCGCACTTCCTGTGACAGTAAGTGACTCAACTGGCTTTATCTATGATAGCGAAGGCATAGATGTAGAGCTACTAAAACGCATTAAAGAGGTTGAAAGAAAAGGTCTTAGCGAGTATGCTGCAGCTAAACCTAGTGCGAAATTTACTCCTGTTAGCGAGTATAAAGCTGGAAGAAACGGAATTTGGAGCGTTCCATGTGATGCTGCTTTCCCTAGTGCTACACAAAATGAGCTAAATTTGGAAGATATCAAAACTATTTATAATAATGGTTGTCGCTTGGTTTGTGAGGGTGCAAATATGCCTAGCACACTTGAGGCTATTGACTTTATGCTTAGCAAAAAAGATTTCTTATTTGGCCCAGCAAAAGCCGCAAATGCTGGTGGTGTGGCAACTAGTGGCCTAGAAATGGCACAAAACGCAAGTATGCAAAAATGGACTTTTGATGAAGTAGATAGCAGACTTCATAATATAATGACAAATATTTTTCATGAGAGTTACGATACTTCAGTGGAGTTTGGCGATGCTGGAAATCTTGTTCTTGGAGCAAATATCGCAGGATTTAGAAAAGTCGCTGATGCGATGATCGATCAAGGATATGTATAATAGATATCTAAATTTGGCTGATATTCAGCCAAATATTTCCTCGGCTTCATAAGTTTATCTTATATCATCTAAACTTAAAGGATGCCCAAATTCCAAATCTTTTTTTGCCGTTTTTCCTAAAATTTCATCATAAAATTTAGGATGAAGTCCGTTGTTTGGGCGGATTGAGCGGATATTTTGTGGTGTAAAAACCTCACCTTTTTTGATACGCTCTACTACAAAAAGCGATCTAGCGCTTTTTCTATTTTTCTCATTTACACTATAATCAACGCTTCCAAGAGCCTTATAAGCATTTCTAACTGCTGTGCTCATAGCTTTAAATTCATCTTTATTTAGAGAAAATCCACTATCTTCACCGCCTAGAGCTCTATCTATGGTAAAGTGTTTTTCTATCACGCTAGCTCCTAATGCGACCGCTGTTATCGGGACTTCTAAGCTCATAGAGTGATCGCTGAGCCCAACTTTTACGCCCATAGGCGAAAACCTTTCAAGCATATCTTTTATGGTTAAAAGGTTCATATCTTCTATTTTAGCAGGATAGCTTGAAGTGCATTTAAGTATAGTTATATCGTCGTTTCCTACGCTTTTGCAAGTTTTGATTGCTTCATAAATTTCTTCTAAGCTTGAAATTCCAACTGAGATTATCATAGGTTTTTTAAATTTAGCCGCGTATCTGATGAGCGGATAATCGATCGCTTCAAAAGAGGCGATCTTATACATAGGAACATTAATGCTCTCTAAAAAATCCACCGCACTATAATCAAACGGCGTTGAGAAAAAGTCTATCCCGACACGATCGGCGTATGCTTTTAGCTCGCCTTGCCACTCCCAAGGCGTGTATGCTTTTTTGTATAGTTCATATAAGCTTTGCCCTGCCCAAAGACCATCATCTTGAGTCATAAATATCTCATCTTTACAATCAATCGTGATAGTATCAGCTGTGTAGGTCTGCACTTTTATAGCATCAGCCCCAGCTTCTTTGGCCGCTTTTATGATTTCAAAAGCTAAGTTTTTATCTCCGCAGTGGTTAGCTGACATTTCAGCTATTATGTATGGCCTCTGTGATGTAAAAATCATTTTGTATATCTCCGTTATTTTGAGTGAAAGTCTCTTTGTCTATGCTTGATATTTTCAAATCGGCTTTGTAAAACACATCTTTTATCATATCTATATCATAAAATGTATATAATAAATCTTTGTGCGATTTTCTTGTTATTTTATATACATTTGGTTCTAAATTTATAGCGCCGTTTTTTAAACTATCATTTTTACTTCTGAAATTTACTAGAATTTTACCATTTTTATTTAGATGATTTTTAAACTCACTTAGTAAATTTACTACGATATTTGGTGTAAATAAATGCAAAACTCCCCAAGAAATTATCGCATCTACTTTGGTGTCGCCAAGAGTGTCATAAAGTATGTCTTTTAAGCTTTTATCTTTATTATTTAAAAGTATGAGCTTACCCCCCCCCATTTCTACGCGTTCATTTAGTCTTGCAAAGGCTACATCAAGAGGCTTTTGGTTGATATCTACGCCGATTATTTTCTTTACTCCAGCTCTATTTAAACACTCAAGATGCCTACCTGTAGCACAGCCAAAATCAAGTGCGCTTTTAAATTTATTTTTAAAAATAAAACGCACCACATGCTCGTTTGGATATATTAAATCGCCTTTTAAAACAAGTTCTTCCCAGTAAGTTAAGTCATTTTTATAATCTTTTAAGCTATTCATCAAATCTCCTTTAGTTTTTTGGCTTCTATAATATGCCATGAATTTATTATATTTCCATTATTTGTGCTAAATTCTTCATAATCTTTGCTAGTTATTTTTAAACCAGCACTACTATAAATATTTTCTATTTCATCTAAGCTTGGGAAGTAATAAAGCATTCCTTTATGAGACTCTTCATCTATGATAAATGTATCTTTATCTATCTCT
The sequence above is a segment of the Campylobacter hyointestinalis subsp. lawsonii genome. Coding sequences within it:
- the upp gene encoding uracil phosphoribosyltransferase, with amino-acid sequence MQNIKLISHPLIEHKLTILRDINTDPFQFRMLVDEITYLMLFEASRDFLLKDTEVTTPVATTKSKKLAEKIMICPVLRAALGMLDGVFKLLPDASVGFLGFQRDEKTLKAEFYYAKLPKDHAERTAIIIDPMFATGGTAIDAVKFLKSKGVEKIKFISILAAPKGLDRFSEVYPDVEVYTAAIDKGLNEKGYIVPGLGDAGDRVFNTL
- a CDS encoding MqnA/MqnD/SBP family protein, which encodes MLFGKIDYLNLLPFHVFLKSYPLQSYIKKSIEFKKGVPSKLCKDLEFRRVDAAVISSIESRKSKYKTLDFGICSKKDVKSVLIRKNSDKALDPASMTSNMLCKVLGLKGEVIIGDRALKAYLDEGENAFYDMGRIWHEKRNLPFVFGRFSYIKNKNSYEKLIKKFLKTKVKIPKYIVDQYSKSRNVKSKDILWYLGFISYKMDKKEKKSLKIFLNLAREFKFDPK
- the leuC gene encoding 3-isopropylmalate dehydratase large subunit translates to MKQTITEKIFSEHVGDAVYAGQIVESKIDMVIGNDITTPISIKAFRESGAKKLANPDGFAIVMDHYIPAKDIASANQAKISRDFAYEHNLKNFFDEKDMGIEHALMPEKGLVVPGDVIIGADSHTCTHGALGAFSTGMGSTDLAYAMITGKNWFKVPATIKVEFVGKPAKHIYGKDLILEVIRQIGVDGALYKALEFCGDAMKYLDMDSRFSLCNMAIEAGGKSGIIAVDDITKEFLASKNLRSKPKFYYSDEDANYEKVLRIDVSKLDPVIAYPFLPSNGKSINEALKDDLKIDQVFIGSCTNGRLSDLRIAAGILKGKRVAKHTRLIITPATQKIALAAQKEGLMDIFVEAGAVVSNPTCGACLGGYMGILGAGERCVSTTNRNFVGRMGDKTSEVYLANSAVAAASAIAGKIADPRAL
- a CDS encoding molybdopterin synthase catalytic subunit, whose amino-acid sequence is MELYSGELNVTEITNRWFMQNKDKNYGAIITFVGVVRDEDGIDGLSFDIYEPLLKKWFDAWQEKAKEKNATIFMAHSKGDVPNHASSFIAGVLSPKRKVALSLINDFVEDFKANAPIWKYDLKNAKRIYAKDRSQAINGAGILS
- a CDS encoding NFACT RNA binding domain-containing protein — protein: MKYKILTQISEFLTKFKKITNIKRVDDLALQITFDGNYSLIFDLNKSSSSIYKTDEKIAVKEYKAPFDITLKKRLNSAKIDSIKTLKNNRILKIQASLSGSYKKVNSVLYLEFTGRFTNIILTDENGIILEALRHMQNDKRVIKPGKKLIMLEPFDIKESGCEQITDFDEYFQNEFLKLKTKRLENLKSAKLANLDKKISNLKANLDKLESKEFLEAKSKELNKNASLIISNLYLLQGFQRELNLIDEDGNNINLKLNDTPKNSANAMFKESKKLKQKAANIEIERSNLNEKIDFLLKLKNAINLANTSSELLIISPKKSLSKNSAKFSDIVRDFYVGEFKISVGKNEKGNAFLLKNAKKDDFWFHLKDIKSAHVILKTNKQNLSEDIINFAAKLCINFSTNERGSYSVDYTKRQNVKVVNEAFVNYVNYKTVVIKI
- a CDS encoding MoaD/ThiS family protein — its product is MVKVEFLGPINTDALELDVANLRQLKEILNKNENLKEWLKLCAVALNDEIVTNLDTTLKNGDKICILPPVCGG